CCACGGTGCTGGCGCCGCACCGCTGGTTTGCGCCAGTGCGCAACCGGCGTGCCGGAGCTGTTGCGCTGGCGGCCAGCGTCAGCTTTGCTGCCGTGGTGGGCTGGCAGCAGTTGTCGCATGGCAATGCGGCCTCGGCGGTTGCTGATCGAGGTGTTCCGGTGGCGGCGGTTCAGGCGGCCCAGGAGCATGACGACCTTTATCTGGCAGCCCATCAGGAAATGACGGCAGACCAAAGCGTCTACAAGGTCTCTTACGGAAATGGAGTCCGCCACTGATGCGTCTTACACAGCTGTCCGGGGTCTGTCTGATGGGCGTGGCCATGCTCGCCCATGCAGATGATGATTGGCTGGTGGTGAAGAGGGCGGCTGTTGCCGCAAGGCAGCAGCCCCTGACGGGTACCTATCTGCACCAGATGAATGGTTCGCTGGAAACTTTCCGTATTGTTCGGGGAGGGACTGGCGATAATATTCAGGAAAAGCGGACCTCGCTGGATGGGCCGTCGCGGGAAATCATCCGCAAAGGGCTGGAGCTGACTTGCTATGCACCGGATGCAAAGTCGCTGTCGGCAGCCAAGGTGAGCGCCATGCGATTGTTCCCTGCCATCCTGCCTGATGACATTGGCAATATTGCGCAATCCTATACGCTAAAACGCAGCGGCAAGGACCGGGTGGCGCAGCGGGATTGCAACTGGATGGATCTCAAGCCCAGGGATAGCAAGCGCTATCTGCTGCGTCTGTGCGTCGAGCCGGTCAGCAACTTGCCCTTGAAAGTCATTACCCAGAATGCTGCGGGTGATGCGGTTGAACAGTTCACCTTTACCGAGATCGAGCTGCAGGGGCCAAAGGATAAATCCGCTTTCCGGCCGCAGTACAAGCAGAACTATGTATTGCGCAGTGCCAATGCACCGCAGATGACGCTGGATGCCGATGCGCCTTCTGAAGTCAGCGGTATGCCGTCCGGTTTCAAGCTGCTGCGTGCGGTGCAGCGCAGCCTGCCGGGCCAGGCCGAACGCACGATACGGCATATGGTGTTCAGTGATGGGCTGGTCATGCTATCCCTATTCATCGAGCCGCAGACTGATGGTCGTGCCGAGAGGGCGGTCAATCTGCATGGTGCCGTCAACATGGCAACTGCCGTGCAGGGGGATTATCTGGTCACTCTGGTTGGCGACCTGCCTGAACCCACCATGCTGGCCATGATCAGAAACCTCAAGATCACACTCAAGCCATGATGGTGCAGGCCCACCCTCCCGCCTTGTTCGGGAGAGTGGGCTGTTTTAATCTTCACCGCTGTTTCCTGTGCAAACCACATCAAGATGGAGCGACCATGTCGATCAAGAAGCTGATCGTTGCGGCCATGCTGGCGGCTGCAGCATACACCGTTCAACCCGCTGCCGTTTGGGCTGCTGATCTGCCGGATTTCACTCGCATCGTCGAGACCGAAGGGCGCGCTGTCGTCAATGTCAGTACCACCGCCACCATCAAGCAGAATCTCAGTGCGCTGCCCGAGGGCATGGAAGGCGATCCCTTTTTTGACTTCTTTCGCCGTTTTGCACCGCAACAGCAGCAAGAGCGGCAGGAGCGCTCGCTGGGCTCTGGCTTCATCATCTCGGCAGATGGCTATCTGCTGACCAATGCCCACGTCGTGGCGCGGGCCGATGAAATTACTGTGACGCTCACCGACAAGCGTGAATTCAAGGCCAAGGTGGTCGGTTCTGATGCCCGCACCGATGTGGCCTTGCTCAAGATCGATGCCAAGAACCTGCCGGTAGTGCGGCTGGGCAATATGGCCGATGTAAAAGTGGGCGAGTGGGTACTGGCTATTGGCTCGCCCTTCGGCTTTGAAAACACGGTGACTTCCGGCATTGTCTCGGCCAAGAACCGTTTGCTGCCGGATGAGAACTTTGTCCCCTTCCTGCAGACGGATGCCGCAGTCAATCCGGGTAATTCGGGCGGCCCGCTGTTCAATCTGAAAGGCGAAGTGATAGGTATCAATTCGCAGATATACAGCCGGTCCGGTGGTTTTATGGGTATTTCCTTCTCGATTCCGATTGATGTGGCCATGAATGTGGCAGATCAGCTCAAGGCCACCGGCAAGGTCAGCCGTGGTCGTATCGGTGTGGCGATACAGGAGCTGAACAAGGATCTGGCGACATCGTTCGGGCTGGCAAAACCATCTGGTGCGCTGGTGAATGATGTGGAGAAAAAGAGCCCGGCAGAGAAGGCAGGCTTGCGCACCGGTGATATCATCCTTTCCGTTGCCGGTCAGCCGGTGGAGTCCTCGTCAGATTTGCCGCGCCTGATTGGAGCCATCCGTCCGGGCAAGCCGGTGGTGCTGGAGGTGTGGCGTCATCGTGCCATGCAGAAGCTGACAGTGGTGCCTGAAGAGCTGAAATCGGAGGATGCTCGCAGCGCCCAGCGCGAATACCGCTCGCCGCAGGCCGTGCCGGATGCCCAGAACATGAAGCAGATCGGTCTGGCGTTGCAGGAGCTGTCGCCGCAGCAGCTGGCCAAGGTGGGTGTCAAATACGGCCTGCAGGTCAAGCGTGCCAGCGGTGCTGCAGCGCGGGCCGGCGTGCAGCCCGGT
The sequence above is drawn from the Aquitalea denitrificans genome and encodes:
- a CDS encoding sigma-E factor negative regulatory protein, yielding MKEKLSALMDGELDGQPADRTIKAITEEEELKQVWDAYHLIGDAMRANTHVAVDVRRHVAERLAGEPTVLAPHRWFAPVRNRRAGAVALAASVSFAAVVGWQQLSHGNAASAVADRGVPVAAVQAAQEHDDLYLAAHQEMTADQSVYKVSYGNGVRH
- a CDS encoding MucB/RseB C-terminal domain-containing protein, yielding MRLTQLSGVCLMGVAMLAHADDDWLVVKRAAVAARQQPLTGTYLHQMNGSLETFRIVRGGTGDNIQEKRTSLDGPSREIIRKGLELTCYAPDAKSLSAAKVSAMRLFPAILPDDIGNIAQSYTLKRSGKDRVAQRDCNWMDLKPRDSKRYLLRLCVEPVSNLPLKVITQNAAGDAVEQFTFTEIELQGPKDKSAFRPQYKQNYVLRSANAPQMTLDADAPSEVSGMPSGFKLLRAVQRSLPGQAERTIRHMVFSDGLVMLSLFIEPQTDGRAERAVNLHGAVNMATAVQGDYLVTLVGDLPEPTMLAMIRNLKITLKP
- a CDS encoding Do family serine endopeptidase; translated protein: MSIKKLIVAAMLAAAAYTVQPAAVWAADLPDFTRIVETEGRAVVNVSTTATIKQNLSALPEGMEGDPFFDFFRRFAPQQQQERQERSLGSGFIISADGYLLTNAHVVARADEITVTLTDKREFKAKVVGSDARTDVALLKIDAKNLPVVRLGNMADVKVGEWVLAIGSPFGFENTVTSGIVSAKNRLLPDENFVPFLQTDAAVNPGNSGGPLFNLKGEVIGINSQIYSRSGGFMGISFSIPIDVAMNVADQLKATGKVSRGRIGVAIQELNKDLATSFGLAKPSGALVNDVEKKSPAEKAGLRTGDIILSVAGQPVESSSDLPRLIGAIRPGKPVVLEVWRHRAMQKLTVVPEELKSEDARSAQREYRSPQAVPDAQNMKQIGLALQELSPQQLAKVGVKYGLQVKRASGAAARAGVQPGDVIVGLGGEPLSSFAQFKAAVAAAPKGSTLALQLWRQGIVLFVPLSIGGEE